The following coding sequences are from one Saccopteryx bilineata isolate mSacBil1 chromosome 3, mSacBil1_pri_phased_curated, whole genome shotgun sequence window:
- the SFPQ gene encoding splicing factor, proline- and glutamine-rich isoform X1, whose translation MSRDRFRSRGGGGGGFHRRGGGGGRGGLHDFRSPPPGMGLSQNRGPMGPGPGQGGPKPPIPPPPPHQQQQQPPPQQQPPPHQQPPPHQPPPPPHQQPPPHQPPPPPHQQPPPPQDSSKPVVSQGPGPAPGVSNAPPASGSAPPATPPTSGASTGPGPIPTPPPAVTSAPPGAPPPAPPSSGVPTTPPQTGGPPPPPAGGPVPGPKQGPGPGGPKGGKMPVGPKPGGGPGLSTPGGHPKPPHRGGGEPRGGRQHHPPYHQQHHQGPPPGGPVARSEEKISDSEGFKANLSLLRRPGEKTYTQRCRLFVGNLPADITEDEFKRLFAKYGEPGEVFINKGKGFGFIKLESRALAEIAKAELDDTPMRGRQLRVRFATHAAALSVRNLSPYVSNELLEEAFSQFGPIERAVVIVDDRGRSTGKGIVEFASKPAARKAFERCSEGVFLLTTTPRPVIVEPLEQLDDEDGLPEKLAQKNPMYQKERETPPRFAQHGTFEYEYSQRWKSLDEMEKQQREQVEKNMKDAKDKLESEMEDAYHEHQANLLRQDLMRRQEELRRMEELHNQEMQKRKEMQLRQEEERRRREEEMMIRQREMEEQMRRQREESYSRMGYMDPRERDMRMGGGGTMNMGDPYGSGGQKFPPLGGGGGIGYEANPGVPPATMSGSMMGSDMRTERFGQGGAGPVGGQGPRGMGPGTPAGYGRGREEYEGPNKKPRF comes from the exons ATGTCTCGGGATCGGTTCCGGAGCcgcggcggtggtggtggtggcttcCACCGGCGCGGGGGaggcggcggccgcggcggccTCCACGACTTCCGCTCCCCGCCGCCCGGTATGGGCCTCAGTCAGAACCGCGGACCCATGGGTCCCGGCCCGGGCCAGGGTGGTCCCAAACCCCCGATCCCACCACCGCCGCCAcaccagcaacagcagcagccacCACCGCAGCAGCAGCCGCCACCGCATCAGCAGCCGCCACCGCatcagccgccgccgccgccgcatcAGCAGCCGCCACCGCatcagccgccgccgccgccgcatcAGCAGCCGCCACCGCCCCAGGACTCGTCCAAGCCGGTCGTTTCTCAGGGACCCGGCCCGGCTCCCGGAGTAAGCAATGCTCCGCCTGCCTCTGGTTCGGCACCGCCCGCCACTCCCCCGACCTCTGGGGCCAGCACGGGGCCGGGCCCTATACCGACCCCGCCGCCCGCTGTCACCTCGGCGCCCCCTGGGGCGCCCCCGCCTGCGCCGCCGAGCAGCGGGGTTCCCACCACCCCACCTCAAACTGGAGGTCCGCCGCCTCCACCCGCAGGAGGACCGGTGCCCGGGCCTAAGCAGGGCCCAGGACCCGGCGGCCCCAAAGGCGGCAAAATGCCAGTCGGGCCGAAGCCCGGCGGTGGCCCGGGCCTAAGCACTCCTGGTGGCCATCCCAAGCCGCCGCACCGAGGAGGCGGGGAGCCCCGCGGAGGCCGGCAGCACCACCCACCCTACCACCAGCAGCACCACCAGGGTCCTCCGCCCGGTGGGCCCGTCGCCCGGAGTGAGGAGAAGATTTCCGACTCGGAG GGGTTTAAAGCCAACTTATCTCTCTTGAGGAGACCTGGAGAGAAAACTTACACTCAGCGTTGTCGGTTGTTTGTTGGGAATCTACCTGCTGATATTACGGAGGATGAATTCAAAAGACTATTTGCTAAATATGGAGAACCAGGAGAAGTTTTTATCAACAAAGGCAAAGGATTCGGATTTATTAAGctt GAATCTAGAGCATTGGCTGAAATTGCTAAAGCTGAACTTGATGATACACCCATGAGAGGTAGACAACTTCGGGTTCGCTTTGCCACACATGCTGCTGCCTTGTCTGTTCGAAATCTCTCACCCTACGTTTCCAATGAACTGTTGGAAGAAGCCTTTAGCCAGTTTGGTCCTATCGAAAGAGCTGTTGTTATTGTGGATGATCGTGGAAGATCTACAGGAAAAGGCATTGTTGAGTTTGCATCTAAACCAGCAGCAAGGAAAGCATTTGAAAGATGCAGTGAAGGCGTTTTCTTACTGACAAC AACTCCTCGTCCAGTCATTGTGGAACCACTTGAACAATTAGATGATGAAGATGGTCTTCCTGAAAAACTTGCACAGAAGAATCCAATGTATCAAAA GGAGAGAGAAACGCCTCCTCGTTTTGCTCAGCATGGCACATTTGAGTATGAATATTCTCAGAGATGGAAGTCCTTGGATGAGATGGAGAAACAGCAAAGGGAGCaagttgaaaaaaatatgaaagatgcAAAAGACAAACTGGAAAGTGAAATGGAAGATGCCTATCATGAACATCAGGCAAATCTTTTGCGTCAAG ATCTGATGCGACGCCAGGAAGAATTAAGACGCATGGAAGAACTTCACAATCAAGAAATGCAGAAACGTAAAGAAATGCAATTAAG GCAAGAGGAGGAACGACgcagaagggaagaagagatgaTGATTCGTCAACGTGAGATGGAAGAACAAATGAGACGTCAAAGAGAGGAAAGTTACAGTCGGATGGGCTATATGGATCCA agagaaagagacatgagAATGGGTGGTGGAGGAACAATGAACATGGGAG ATCCCTATGGTTCAGGAGGCCAGAAATTTCCACCtttaggtggtggtggtggcatagGTTATGAAGCTAATCCTGGAGttccaccagcaaccatgagtgGTTCCATGATGGGAAGCGACATG CGTACTGAGCGCTTTGGGCAGGGAGGTGCGGGACCTGTGGGTGGACAGGGTCCTAGAGGAATGGGGCCTGGAACTCCAGCAGGATAtggtagagggagagaagagtaTGAAGGCCCAAACAAAAAACCCCGATTTTAG
- the SFPQ gene encoding splicing factor, proline- and glutamine-rich isoform X2 has translation MSRDRFRSRGGGGGGFHRRGGGGGRGGLHDFRSPPPGMGLSQNRGPMGPGPGQGGPKPPIPPPPPHQQQQQPPPQQQPPPHQQPPPHQPPPPPHQQPPPHQPPPPPHQQPPPPQDSSKPVVSQGPGPAPGVSNAPPASGSAPPATPPTSGASTGPGPIPTPPPAVTSAPPGAPPPAPPSSGVPTTPPQTGGPPPPPAGGPVPGPKQGPGPGGPKGGKMPVGPKPGGGPGLSTPGGHPKPPHRGGGEPRGGRQHHPPYHQQHHQGPPPGGPVARSEEKISDSEGFKANLSLLRRPGEKTYTQRCRLFVGNLPADITEDEFKRLFAKYGEPGEVFINKGKGFGFIKLESRALAEIAKAELDDTPMRGRQLRVRFATHAAALSVRNLSPYVSNELLEEAFSQFGPIERAVVIVDDRGRSTGKGIVEFASKPAARKAFERCSEGVFLLTTTPRPVIVEPLEQLDDEDGLPEKLAQKNPMYQKERETPPRFAQHGTFEYEYSQRWKSLDEMEKQQREQVEKNMKDAKDKLESEMEDAYHEHQANLLRQDLMRRQEELRRMEELHNQEMQKRKEMQLRQEEERRRREEEMMIRQREMEEQMRRQREESYSRMGYMDPRERDMRMGGGGTMNMGDPYGSGGQKFPPLGGGGGIGYEANPGVPPATMSGSMMGSDMVRMIGVG, from the exons ATGTCTCGGGATCGGTTCCGGAGCcgcggcggtggtggtggtggcttcCACCGGCGCGGGGGaggcggcggccgcggcggccTCCACGACTTCCGCTCCCCGCCGCCCGGTATGGGCCTCAGTCAGAACCGCGGACCCATGGGTCCCGGCCCGGGCCAGGGTGGTCCCAAACCCCCGATCCCACCACCGCCGCCAcaccagcaacagcagcagccacCACCGCAGCAGCAGCCGCCACCGCATCAGCAGCCGCCACCGCatcagccgccgccgccgccgcatcAGCAGCCGCCACCGCatcagccgccgccgccgccgcatcAGCAGCCGCCACCGCCCCAGGACTCGTCCAAGCCGGTCGTTTCTCAGGGACCCGGCCCGGCTCCCGGAGTAAGCAATGCTCCGCCTGCCTCTGGTTCGGCACCGCCCGCCACTCCCCCGACCTCTGGGGCCAGCACGGGGCCGGGCCCTATACCGACCCCGCCGCCCGCTGTCACCTCGGCGCCCCCTGGGGCGCCCCCGCCTGCGCCGCCGAGCAGCGGGGTTCCCACCACCCCACCTCAAACTGGAGGTCCGCCGCCTCCACCCGCAGGAGGACCGGTGCCCGGGCCTAAGCAGGGCCCAGGACCCGGCGGCCCCAAAGGCGGCAAAATGCCAGTCGGGCCGAAGCCCGGCGGTGGCCCGGGCCTAAGCACTCCTGGTGGCCATCCCAAGCCGCCGCACCGAGGAGGCGGGGAGCCCCGCGGAGGCCGGCAGCACCACCCACCCTACCACCAGCAGCACCACCAGGGTCCTCCGCCCGGTGGGCCCGTCGCCCGGAGTGAGGAGAAGATTTCCGACTCGGAG GGGTTTAAAGCCAACTTATCTCTCTTGAGGAGACCTGGAGAGAAAACTTACACTCAGCGTTGTCGGTTGTTTGTTGGGAATCTACCTGCTGATATTACGGAGGATGAATTCAAAAGACTATTTGCTAAATATGGAGAACCAGGAGAAGTTTTTATCAACAAAGGCAAAGGATTCGGATTTATTAAGctt GAATCTAGAGCATTGGCTGAAATTGCTAAAGCTGAACTTGATGATACACCCATGAGAGGTAGACAACTTCGGGTTCGCTTTGCCACACATGCTGCTGCCTTGTCTGTTCGAAATCTCTCACCCTACGTTTCCAATGAACTGTTGGAAGAAGCCTTTAGCCAGTTTGGTCCTATCGAAAGAGCTGTTGTTATTGTGGATGATCGTGGAAGATCTACAGGAAAAGGCATTGTTGAGTTTGCATCTAAACCAGCAGCAAGGAAAGCATTTGAAAGATGCAGTGAAGGCGTTTTCTTACTGACAAC AACTCCTCGTCCAGTCATTGTGGAACCACTTGAACAATTAGATGATGAAGATGGTCTTCCTGAAAAACTTGCACAGAAGAATCCAATGTATCAAAA GGAGAGAGAAACGCCTCCTCGTTTTGCTCAGCATGGCACATTTGAGTATGAATATTCTCAGAGATGGAAGTCCTTGGATGAGATGGAGAAACAGCAAAGGGAGCaagttgaaaaaaatatgaaagatgcAAAAGACAAACTGGAAAGTGAAATGGAAGATGCCTATCATGAACATCAGGCAAATCTTTTGCGTCAAG ATCTGATGCGACGCCAGGAAGAATTAAGACGCATGGAAGAACTTCACAATCAAGAAATGCAGAAACGTAAAGAAATGCAATTAAG GCAAGAGGAGGAACGACgcagaagggaagaagagatgaTGATTCGTCAACGTGAGATGGAAGAACAAATGAGACGTCAAAGAGAGGAAAGTTACAGTCGGATGGGCTATATGGATCCA agagaaagagacatgagAATGGGTGGTGGAGGAACAATGAACATGGGAG ATCCCTATGGTTCAGGAGGCCAGAAATTTCCACCtttaggtggtggtggtggcatagGTTATGAAGCTAATCCTGGAGttccaccagcaaccatgagtgGTTCCATGATGGGAAGCGACATG